A stretch of Sebastes fasciatus isolate fSebFas1 chromosome 19, fSebFas1.pri, whole genome shotgun sequence DNA encodes these proteins:
- the arid6 gene encoding AT-rich interaction domain 6, translating to METQVHMKMAHREIQSERTKQPVEEMTEERFLKDLYLFMKKRDSPIERIPNLGFKQIDLFVMFKVVRDLGGYHQVTAQQLWKQVYNTLGGNPRSTSAATCTRRHYEKLLLPYECHVTGILVNVLPRNQSKHFHYANYSKEHDDGQRLPKRKLISMPMLQNPRSLQPDLHDSVFPLPPHYPPYYHTVLAPHVPLPPSVLTPHSPPAPKPWFPFSPCLNPTDRVKEPLEQLRFLAEQYKTTSRLAEPLNLSVKAPRRETDSNPASSFTTPSSSKNPKFLNKPSPLYTAHRPQVVRNDGCETQDVEVGSADTPYSYHEKAREAYVVDVKPITVPNSPTYDSAPTPGTDEGAVAMTQKPSSPKTDLTIRQKEEREGSPEVRELNLSHILPSLPRDNGGKMEIEVPLSVFHNWLRLCGSSAMMHGAKRQPTFPPQEEHSEQRHCSDTDVHPINLTFHTNPQHRSASAEDLRLIHKSFPSPIPTAQSTGNHQSINTSQNHFTTYKTLPSGGILKNAASRDVYPFDINKSYIAKPPNYWDAYNINKEPQVSPIPLIIDSSPRTAQQDFAASSSYNVDTVQGGKEKSDTVPSAVLMLNSNSTSLLHLTNEEVMKLKKIISSSL from the exons ATGGAAACACAG GTACACATGAAAATGGCACACAGAGAGATCCAGTCGGAGAGAACCAAACAGCCGGTGGAGGAGATGACAGAGGAACGATTCCTTAAAGACCTCTACCTGTTCATGAAGAAGAGAGATTCCCCCATCGAGAGAATCCCAAATCTGGGCTTCAAACAAA TTGATCTATTTGTGATGTTCAAGGTTGTCAGAGACTTGGGTGGCTACCACCAG GTGACTGCTCAGCAGCTGTGGAAACAAGTATACAACACGCTCGGAGGAAACCCTCGAAGCACCAGTGCAGCCACCTGCACCCGCAGACACTACGAGAA GCTGCTTCTGCCGTACGAATGCCACGTTACGGGCATATTGGTGAACGTGTTGCCTCGTAATCAGTCAAAGCACTTCCACTATGCCAACTACAGCAAAGAGCACGATGATGGCCAGAGGCTGCCCAAACGCAAACTGATATCCATGCCTATGCTCCAG AACCCTCGTAGCCTCCAGCCGGACCTCCATGACAGCGTCTTCCCTCTGCCGCCCCACTACCCTCCGTACTACCACACAGTCCTGGCCCCCCAtgtccctctccctccctcggtGCTGACACCACACAGCCCCCCCGCCCCCAAGCCCTGGTTCCCTTTCTCTCCATGTCTAAACCCGACAGACAGGGTTAAGGAGCCACTGGAGCAGTTGCGCTTCCTGGCAGAACAGTACAAGACCACATCTAGGTTGGCGGAGCCTTTGAACCTCAGCGTTAAAGCACCGAGGCGTGAAACCGACAGCAACCCCGCCTCGTCGTTCACCACTCCCTCATCCAGCAAGAACCCAAAGTTTCTGAACAAACCCTCCCCTTTGTACACCGCTCACCGCCCGCAGGTGGTGAGAAATGACGGATGCGAGACACAAGATGTTGAAGTAGGTTCGGCAGACACGCCGTATTCATATCATGAGAAAGCTAGGGAGGCATACGTCGTCGATGTCAAACCTATAACGGTCCCAAACAGCCCCACATATGACTCTGCTCCGACGCCGGGAACAGACGAAGGCGCCGTCGCAATGACACAAAAACCCAGCTCTCCAAAAACAGACTTAACCATCCGgcaaaaggaagagagagaggggagtccAGAAGTGAGGGAGCTCAATCTCAGTCACATACTGCCCAGCCTCCCTCGAGACAACGGAGGCAAGATGGAAATTGAGGTCCCGCTGTCTGTGTTTCATAACTGGCTCAGGTTGTGTGGGTCCTCAGCCATGATGCATGGAGCTAAGCGGCAACCTACTTTTCCTCCTCAGGAGGAACACTCGGAACAAAGACACTGTTCCGACACAGACGTCCACCCCATCAACCTGACATTTCACACCAATCCCCAACACCGGAGCGCATCTGCTGAGGATCTAAGGCTGATACACAAGAGTTTTCCGAGCCCCATACCGACCGCTCAGAGTACCGGTAATCATCAGTCAATCAACACAAGCCAAAACCATTTCACCACCTACAAGACTTTGCCTTCAGGTGGTATTCTGAAAAATGCAGCCAGCCGGGATGTCTATCCGTTTGATATTAATAAGTCATACATCGCTAAACCCCCAAATTACTGGGATGCCTACAACATCAACAAAGAGCCCCAGGTTTCTCCCATCCCACTGATCATTGACTCTAGTCCCCGCACAGCTCAGCAAGACTTTGCAGCCTCATCATCCTATAATGTCGACACAGTGCAGGGAGGGAAGGAGAAGTCAGACACGGTTCCCTCAGCTGTGCTAATGTTGAATTCCAACTCCACTTCTCTGTTGCACCTCACCAACGAAGAAGTGATGAAGCTGAAGAAAATCATCTCGAGCTCATTGTGA